A single genomic interval of Prunus dulcis chromosome 5, ALMONDv2, whole genome shotgun sequence harbors:
- the LOC117627432 gene encoding germin-like protein subfamily 1 member 20, with translation MKGVHFQLSIVATLALATFLVSASDPSPLQDFCVAINNTESAVFVNGKFCKDPKLVTANDFFFSGLRIPGNTSNPVGSFVTPANVEQIAGLNTLGISLARIDFAPNGLNPPHTHPRGTEFLIVLEGTLYVGFVTSNGDNNRLFTKVLNKGDVFVFPVGLIHFQLNVGHVNALAVAGLSSQNPGVITIANAVFGSNPPINPDVLAKAFQIDDKEVEYLQKQFWYNNN, from the exons ATGAAAGGTGTTCATTTCCAACTATCTATTGTTGCCACATTGGCATTGGCCACCTTCCTTGTATCTGCCTCAGACCCCAGTCCTCTGCAGGACTTCTGCGTAGCAATTAATAACACCGAATCTGCTG TGTTTGTGAATGGGAAATTCTGCAAGGACCCGAAGCTTGTGACAGCAAatgattttttcttctccgGGCTCAGAATTCCTGGAAACACATCAAATCCAGTTGGTTCATTCGTGACACCGGCGAATGTGGAGCAAATAGCTGGACTTAACACTCTTGGCATATCCTTGGCTCGCATTGACTTTGCACCAAACGGCCTCAACCCTCCTCACACCCACCCACGCGGCACAGAATTTCTCATAGTCTTGGAAGGCACACTCTATGTTGGCTTCGTCACATCCAATGGCGACAACAATCGGCTGTTCACCAAGGTGTTGAACAAGGGAGATGTGTTTGTGTTCCCAGTTGGTCTCATTCACTTCCAGCTCAACGTGGGACACGTCAACGCTTTAGCCGTTGCAGGTCTGAGCAGCCAGAACCCAGGAGTTATCACCATAGCCAATGCAGTGTTCGGGTCAAACCCTCCTATCAACCCTGATGTTCTAGCCAAGGCATTCCAGATCGACGACAAGGAGGTTGAGTATCTTCAGAAACAGTTCTGGTACAACAACAATTAA